The DNA window GAATCGGCAGGTACGTGCATGGCTGGACCAAAGTTCCTTCCTCCCGGGATGACGTCGTTGGGTAGCGGGTCGGGTTGTACGCGTGCTGCTTCGGGGATTGTGGGCAACCTGACGATGGTGATGGCGCGGCCGCAGTGGGGACAGCGGCGATGTGCCGCCGGCTGCGAGAGTGTGGTCGGTGGTGTGGGCCCCAGGTTGCTTGCCAGTTGGCCCGGACGCGACGTCGACCGGCCGCGGCGGCGACTGGAGCAGGTGTGCTTGTGGGCTCGGCGAGTGGCCACGGTGAAGTCGTTCCAGCAGACTGGGCAGTGTCGCCCGCTACGACGCCAACAACCCCACAAAGATCCTCCCTCACTGGGGAGATCCGAGGATCGTTCCTGGGATCTTACGGATCGCCATCGGTGCTCGGAGGAGGGCTGGGGATTACGATAGGCCCCTGACCGCGCACAGGCGGCCGCATTCGCATATCTGCGCCGGATCTTGCACGCAGGCCCATCTAGCGGGTCCGTCCGCGATGGTGACGCGTTATTGAGCGCGAAGCCTTGCTCCCAGTGCGCCGACATGACCACATCGTGGTCGCGGATTGACCGCGATCCGATGGACTTGGCGCCGCGCCCATCCCCGGGAGGCACCGCGAACAGCTTGCTACCGTTCGCAACTATGCCCGACGATATGGACAACGACACCCGCGACACCGACGCCGACAGACGGCTGGCCGAGATTACGGGCGAGCTCCGACTAGTGCTGCCCGTTGTCTCGATCCTTTTTGTCTTCCTCATCACTCTGCCGTTCACAGCAAGGTTCGAGTCGCTGTCTCGGCTGGACCGCACAGCCTACTTCATCGCGTTCCTGAGTAGTGCATTCTCGATCGTGCTCCTCCTCGGCGAGACGGCTTACCACCAGCTGCAGAACACGAACTACGACAAAGCGAAGTTGGTGTCTACTGCGTCGAGGCAGACCATCACAGGCATGGCGCTGCTTGCCATCGCTCTGCCGGCTGTGACGTTCCTCGTGACGGACCTGCTGTACCGCGACCAAGCAGCTGCGACGATAACAGCCGGTTTGGCGGCTACTGTCGGTTTCACGTGGTTCATCCTCCCGCTGCGCCGGAGGCGTGCGCAGAAGAACGTCACCACATGACATTAGTGCGCAGCGGTCGGAGGTGGTCGAGGCTCACGAACGACCGCGCCGAGCGCGAGGCTATTCCGGCGGCGCCGAACCATCGATCCTTGCGCGCTGACGGATCCCCACCACGATCTGGCGTCGGAGGACCTGCCGGAGTACGGCGCTGCATCCATTCTGAGTACGCAAACCCGGTACGGAAAGGCCGGCGGAGCTACGCCCGTTACTGATGAAGGCCGAGGCTGCTTGTGAGACGTCGCGTCGCATCCCTGGCTGGACCCAGCGTACTCGCCCGATCGGATTTAAGGGGCGCGTGCATGAGGACTGTTCGCATGGCTCCGTAGACCGACAATCCACCAATCCCTTCGACATTAGCCGAGCGACGGCAGCCTCATCGAGAGAGGATCGACTTGATAGGCCGGCAGAGCACTGAATTCCATCCCTCGCATTGTAGATCACGAGCTGGGCCGGCTGGCTCCCGCTGACTTAGCCGGCACCTGCAGCTCGGACTCCGGGTTCCAGCCAAGGAGGCGGCAAAACTAGCGGCTCGGACGGATTGGCAGCGAGGAGTGTGCTGTCAGCGTTGATGGTGTACCGGTCGCATTCGACAAGGATCGAACTCCATGTCGCCGAGCGGTGCATATCGAATGTCGATCTCCACGAGAACGACCCCTGAGCCGGGCATGTCTAGTCGTTGGTGGGGTAATCGGACATCATGGTGCGATCGAGTATGTGGCTTCCGCTGGAGCGGCCGACCTATTCGGCCCTGACTAGTGACATCGATGTGGATCTAGCGGTGGTAGGTGGAGGCTGGGTGGGCCTGCACGTTGCCTACCTCGCACAACGTGACGGCGCACAGGTCGCGGTGGTGGAGGCCGCGGAGATCGCGTCAGGTACGACCGGGTACTCCACCGCGAAGCTCACCAGCCAGCACGGGTTCATCTATGACGCCCTGGAGACCAGGCATACTGTCGAGGTGGCTGAGCAGTACGCGACTGCGAACGTCGCAGGCATCGACCTAGTCACGGGGCTGGTCGACGAACTCGGCATCAGCTGCGATCTCACACGTGCCCCTGCCTGGGCCTACACACTCGAGCCGACGCGGCGCGATGAAGTGGCATCAGAGGCCGATGCAGCTCGGCGACTCGGTTTGCCTGCTCACCTGGACGAGACGATCGACCTGCCGTTCGAAATCGCAGCAGCGGTGCGTTTCGACGGCCAGTACCATCTGGACCCAGTCCGGTACCTCAATGAGCTGGCAGAGGCGTTCGTCTCCGCCGGCGGAACGATCTACGAGCACAGCCGCGCCACCTCCGTCGATGAGCTACGCGACCAGTCCGTGAACATCTCCGTCGAGCGCATCTCCGATCGAGGCCTCGGGCACAGTAGCGTTCGCGCCAACCAAGCCGTCGTCACGACGTTGCTTCCCTTGGGCTCACTGGGCGGGTACTTCGCCAAGACGCGACCGATCGGCGCGTACGGCATCGCCGTACGGCTGCGCAATGCCGCGCCCGCCGGTATGACCATCCAGATCGAGCCACCGAACTGGTCTACCCGACCCTGGCTGGCCGCCGGCCCCACCGGGATGATCGTCGTCGGCAACGGTCACCAGGTCGGCAAGACTGACGACGCTGCCTACCGATCGGACGAGCTGGCAGCCTGGACGCACAACACGTTCGAGGTCGAAACGATCGAACATCGCTGGTTCGCCCACGACTACAGCACCCCTGACCTGTTGCCATACGTCGGATATTCGCCCACGAGCACCGCGATCCTTGTCGCGACCGGATTCAGGAAGTGGGGACTCTCCAATGGCGCCGCTGCCGCACTGATGCTCACCGACCACCTTGCCGGTCGCGAGAACAGCTGGGCGGCGCCCTTCAATGCCGGCCGTATCGGCGACGCTAAGGCGGTCGGCAAGCTCGTCACAGGCGGCTTCCACGTCGGCAAGGAGTTCATAGCCGGCCGTCTCGGCAACGACCACCCGACCTGCACCCACCTCGGTTGCCCATTGCACTGGAACGCCCCAGACTCCACCTGGGACTGTTACTGCCACGGCTCCCGCTTCGACTCCACCGGAGCCGTCCTGACCGGCCCCGCCGTCAACTCGTTGAAGCTCGATACCGACAAGTAGGCGCGTACTACACGACGACCATGCCAGGCTTGGGCGACCAGCATCGCTGATGCACAGTCCTCCCCACTGCGTTGACGACCGCTGGCCCGCGGCGGGGAGGACAACACAGCAGAGATTGCCTTAGCCAACGAGGAGACGGCGCCGAGAGCACGGTGAGAGCGGTCGGCGCCGCAGGATCACGTCAGGCATGCGTGAGCCCTATGGAGTTCCAAGTCGGCGAGGAGGTGGCGGACCCGGCGTTCGTCTTCGTCGGATCGGTGGGACCTGCTCGACGTCGAGGCCGGTGGATCGCCGAGGTTCTCTTAGCGGAGGTGCGGGAAGATCAGCGCGTCGCCGCAGCGCATGAGATGACGACGTCTGCAGCGCTGACGATTCATTAGCCGAGGTTCCGGGATCTCTTGGGAGATGTCGATGCACGTTCGTTCATGGCAGCGATCGCTGCGCTCATCCTGACTCGGACATGTGCTGGTGCAGGACCTGCCGCGCCTGATCGCCGCCCTCGGCGTTTCCTTCGACTCCCCCAGCTCCTACGTCGGCGAGGCCGAGCTGGCCGACGCACCTGCCGAGGCTGCAGAGTCCGGTCTCCGAGTTCACCAACGAAGACGCCGAAGGCGCCGATGACGGCTGAGACGAGCAGTGACCTTGGCCCTTAGGATCGTACTGCCCTTGCGCCGGTCGCATACCTTGTCAACCTGCTATTGACGTCGGCATGCAAGCGGGCCTGGCTGCCCAGTGCTTAGCGGTCGACGGGTGTGGATAGGTAGACCCTGTTTCCTTCTACCCGGTCGACCTCATCCGCGCCGACATAGATGTCCGAAGTCAGGATGCCGCGACGGTTGATCTTGACGTATCCGATCCGGAGCAGCCTCGCGGCTTCCTGGTCCGGTACCTGAAGTCCTCCTACGCCGAATGCCGAAGCGATCTGGCCCACTAAGGTCATGTCATCAGGGGACGGGGTCTGTCCCTGCTCGGTGACAGCCGCCGGGTCGCCCATCTTCACTTCTGAAACCTCGCCCACCACTTCGTTGCGGGCGTCCAGCACGGTCATGGTCTCCCGCACCGCGGTGATTGGGCCGAGCTCGTTTCCCATCGTTCCGCTCATCGTTTCTCCTTTCGTAGCGGTGCGCCAGGAAGTGGCGTAGCACCGGGTGTCGTTGACCCGCATTGCCCTGTTTGTCGAGTCGGTTTGTCTAGTTCGGACCGCGCACAAGGTTCTTTCGCACGGTCCGCCTTCCAGGTACTTGTCGGTGTCATCGGTGGTGGACGGTGCCCATGTGTGCGGATGGAGTGCGCGCGGCGTGTCCGGGCGGAGGTCATTCTGCCCAGACCAGGGCCGCTGGCCAGGGTTTGGAGTGGGGGCATTGTTTCGGCCGTGCGGGGTCGGGATCGGTGGCCCAGCAGTACCAGTCGAGTTCGGTGGCGACGCGGACCATCGAGGTTCCTGCCGGGTCGGTGTAGACCTCGGACGCTGCCCTGTATCCGCGGAGATAGGTGCTTTGCTCAAGGTGCTCGTCGATGGCGATCAGGACGACACGATCGCCGCTGATGTGAACGTCAGAGCAGGCTGGGCGTGGCATCTGCGGGGGTGGAGCTGGAGACCTGCTCTCTGGCGCGGGCACGAATCGCCGTTGCGCTTCGCGTCGCACCACGGTTCGCACGTCGGCGAGCGGATGGGCTCGTGGAGTGGCCAGAACCTTTCCGACCGACCCCTGGTACGGCTGGTAGAGCAGCTGGCGCCTCGAGGCGTGGCGCGGATGTCTTGGGTGGTGGGTGGCATCTGGAGGCATGGCCTTCTCCTTGGGGTTCGCGGTCGCCGAACGGGCGGATCTACCCGCCTGGGCGGCGCGCCACCTTAGTCGCGGGGTGCGGGCGGCGCTGCGCCGTGATGGGCTTGGGTTGGACGGTTGCGGCTTCTTAGCGCGATGTCGGTTCGGGTTTCGATGGTGGACAGGTTGCGTGCGGTTTGGATGAGCGGGACATGGCTGAACGCTTGGGGGAAGTTGCCGGTGAGGCGCTGCGCGCGCGGGTCGTATTCCTCCGCGAGCAGCCCGACGTCATTGCGTAGTGCGAGGAGTCGTTCGAATAGTTGATGGGCTTCGTCGCGGCGTCCCATGAGGGCGTAGTTGTCTGCGAGCCAGAAACTGCAGGCGAGGAAGGCGCCTTCGCCTGGTGGCAGCCCGTCGACCCCGCCAGAACGTTCAGCTTGTCGGTCAGCGGTTCTGGAGCTGGCTGGGTCGACGTGGGCCGGGGGCTGGGTATAGCGGTGGACGAAGCCGTCGACGAGGAGTTCCTTCTCGATCGCGGCGACGGTTCCACGGATGTGTTCGTCGCTGGCGGGGAGGAACCCGACCAGCGGGGCCATGAGCATGGCGGCGTCGAGCTCGGCGGAACCGTAGTACTGGGTGAAGGTTCCGCGGTCGTGGTCGTAGCCATGGGTGAGGATGTCGGAGCGAATGTCGTCGCGCAGCGCCCGCCACCTGCGTTCCGGGCCTGGGAGCCCGAAGTCTTGGACTGCTTTGACGGCGCGGTCCGCGGCGACCCAGGCCATGAGTTTGGAGTGGGTGAACTGTTGCGACTCGCCGCGAACTTCCCAGATACCTTCGTCGGGGCGGGTCCAGTGGCGCTCGAGGTAGCCCATCATCGCCGTTTGCAAGGCCCAGGCGTCTTCGTCTCTGGCGAGTCCGTCCTTGCGGGCTTGGTGAAGGGCGTCCATCACCTCGCCGTAGACGTCGAGTTGGAACTGTTCAGACGCGGCGTTCCCGATCCGTACCGGGACGGAACTCTCGTAGCCGGGTAGCCAGTCCGCGTCGTACTCGGTGAGGCGTCGTTCGCCGCCGACGCCGTACATGATCTGCATGCTGCCGGGGTCGCCGGCGATCGCCCGGAGCAGCCACTGCCGCCACGCTTCAGCCTCACTGAACAGGCCGCTATGCATGAAGGCCTGCAGGGTGATGGTGGCGTCACGCAGCCAGCAGAACCGGTAGTCCCAGTTCCGCACTCCGCCCAAACGCTCCGGCAACGAGGTGGTCGTCGCAGCAACGATGCCGCCAGTCGGGGCGTACTGCAGGCCCTTCAACGTCAGCAACGACCGCACGACAGCGTCCCGCCACTCGCCGACGTAGGTGCACGGTGCGATCCAGTTTCGCCAGAACGCGTCGGTGGTGGCCAGCGCAAGATAGGGGTCCACCGGATGCGGGGCAGGTTGGTGGGAAGGGCGCCAAGTCAGCACGAACGGTGCGGAGAAGCCCTCACCGACACTGAACTCGGCCACCAGCACAGACTCCTTGGCGAGAGCGTTGGTGAGTGCGTCCGCGCTGTTCCCGTGGTCGCTGCGTCCACCGTTGCCGTCCTCACCGGTGCTGCTACCGCGGCTGGCTCTGCTGTGGACTTCGATGGGAGTGCGCAGCCACACCGCATCCGGTCCGGCGGCGGCGACAACGTCGTGCCCGATACGGCGCACCCAGGGTAGGACGCGGCCGTAGTCGAACCGCAGCGTCAGTTCCATTCGCATCGACACTCGGCCGCGGACGCCTTCGACGATGCGGACCACATCAGCCGCCTCGCCCCTGGGCGGCATGAAGTCGACCAACCGCACGGTTCCGTCCTCGGTGTCGAACTCGGTCTCCAGCAGCAGCGTGTCGCCGCGGTAGCGGCGCCGCACCGCATGGACCTCACCGGCAGGCCCAAGCAGCCAGCGGCCATGCTCAGGTCGACCCAACAACGCGGAGAAGATGGCGCTGGAGTCGAACCGGGGCAGGCACAACCAGTCGATCGAGCCATCTCGCCCGACCAGCGCCGCGCTTTGGGTGTCACCGATGACGGCGTAGTCCTCGATCGGCAAAGCCACCACGGACCTCCCTCGTTGATGTGATCGTCTGTCTCCTCCGATGGCTAGCGTTCATCCGATGACGAGCGCAGGGGCCCGGAGGTCATGTATCCAGGGGCATCGCGGACGGACGGGGGTTGTCATTCACGTTCGGGTTCAGCCCGTGTGGACCGAATGGTGTCGGGAATGGTGTGGGCTTCGGCGATCTTGGAGGCCACGGCTGCTGCCACCGCAACCGTGGGGACCGCGAGCAGGGCGCCAGGTATGCCGAGAAGCACGGTTCCGGCAGTCACGGTCATCAAGGTGACGAGAGGGTGCAGTCGCACCGCTCGACGCATCACCAGAGGTTGGAGCAGGTTGCCCTCGACCTGCTGGACGACCAACACCACAATCAGCACGATCACCGCGTCGCGCAGATCGTTGGTGACCAGGGTGGCCAACACGGTCACAGCGCCGCTAACAGTGGCGCCGATAATGGGTATGAAAGCTCCGACGAACACGAGCAGGGTTAGAATAATCCACATCGGCACGCCGAGGACGAGCACCGCAGCGCCGATTACGACCGCGTCGGCGGTTGCGATGATGAGCACACCGGACGCGTAGGCGGTCAGCGTCGTCCATGCCTGCTGTCCCGCGGTGTCGAGGCGACGCCGGTGTCGCGTGGGAACCTTCGCTGTGATCCACCGCCACATCGTGAGGCCGTCCTTCAACAGAAAGAACGTGGCGAAGATCGACAGTACGACTGCGCCGAGCAGGTATCCGACGCTCTGGGCGCCCGCGAGCGGACCGGGAACGATGTTCTTCAACGCCTCCAGGATCCGATCCTGGACCGCGTCGAGCTGCGCGGCGTCCAGCGCCAGGGGCCCGGTGATCAGCCAGCTCCGCAGCCTGTCCAGCCCGGTGCCGACCGTTTCCGCCAACTGGTCGGCCTGGGCGGCGACGCGGGTCGACAACACCACCACCAGCCCGATCGGGATCCCCAGCAACACCACCAACCCCAGCAGAGCGGCGACCGCTGCCGGCGCCCCGGTCCGGCGCAACCGGCTACACAACGGATAGACCAGGGCCGTCGCTAAGACGGCGATGGCAAACGTCAACCACACCACCGCCAACCGCGCTACGAGCGGGCCGGCCAGCCAACACACCGCCGCCGCCACGACGAACGCGCCCCCAAAACCCACCACGCGAACCACCCATACCGGCACCACAGCCGGCACAAGTTGTGCCAGTCGCTCGGCGGTTGAGCGGTGCTCCGACGGGTCTCCAGATGTGTGTTCCGACGGGTCTCCCGAGGTGTGTTCTGCGCGGCCCACCCAGGCGGCACGTTGCCGGGCCCGGTGGCGTCCACGGGCAACCCGCCGTGGTCCGATACCGGCGACGGGACCAGGGATCACGGCAGGGTTCATGGATCGGGTCCGTTGGTTCAGCGACGGTTGTGGGGGTAGCCGGGGTAGACGTACCCGGGCAGCCAGTGCGGAGAGTAGCCATAGTAGCCATAGAGGCCCTCGTAGAAGCCTCGCTGCTGTGTGAGGTCTTGGGCGAGGTCTGGGTCGTAGACCGGGGCCGCGGCTACCCGATCGCGCTCGACATCGATATGGACCGCGTCCTCGTCCACCCTAGTGACGGCATCCACAGGAATGAGTTGCTTCTTGGTGCCGATGCCCAGGAAGCCACCCGACCCAACCTGAAGAAACCGAACCCGCCGCTCCTCCTCATCGATCAGCAGACCATCGACATCACCGATCTCCTCCCCTGACCGGTCGACTACGACGCGTCCACGAACATCGTCGTTCCCATCCGCCACGGTCAAGTCCGTATCACCAAGTCGCACCAAAACAGACTGCGCATCCTCGCCCATGAATCCTCCTTCGCTACGTTTCAAACTGTCCGACCAAGCGGCCGAACATCGTCTGGTCTCGTCCTCCGATGCCGCGATTTCGTAGGCATCGACTCCTTTCTCACCGCTCGTTCGCCTTGGGCCGCATCGTTGGGCCTCAACCAGGCAGCGGTTGTTGGCCATGTGGCGGCGTTTGGTGGGGCGGTGCTTGGTTGAGATCGGCGGTCAAGAACTTGGCCGGATCACCAGCGGCTCGAGCCCCGGAGCCGAGCCAGCGGTGAAAGTGCGCGGGGTGGCGCCGTTGCAGCTCGTCGAGGTAGCGCTGCCGAAGGTCGACAATCTCGATGCGGTCCGCGTCGGAGGTGGCGTTCTCTAACGTTCGGAAGCTGCGCCGCCAAGCCAAACATAGCTCCCGGTCGTCGAGGCCTTCCGGTTCGGGACCGAACTGCCTGGACCCCATGGGCCCCGCCGGTATCGAACACCCGGGTGGGTTGGACGGCAGGGGCGGTGCAGGACGACTAGGATCCTTCGTCCTTGGGGCAAGCCACCACCTCGGCTCATCACTCTCATCACTGCCGGGTGGGTGCTTGGCATCTGGTGGCCGCCGTGTTCGGTCCACACGGCGGGGATCGTCGCCGGATGGTGGGTGGGGGCGGATATAGCGGCGGTGGAGTCTGCTGAGTACCGGCGGTGATGCCACTGCGATAAGGATCATGACCGGCAGAGCAAACCATCCAGTCGTGGCGAGATGCCCGGACGCGGCGACTGCGGCGATTCCGGTGACGAAGGAGTCGGCGGCCACACCGGGTCTAGAGGGGCCCTTGGCGGGGGGAGGCCCTGCAGACGGGGGAGCGGCCCATGCCCGAGCAGCCGAGGGCTGCGCGATCATAAAGCCGGCAGCGATACCGAGCCCGAAGACCGTCAACGTGCCGGCGACGGACCAGAACAAGGCGAGGACGAAGCCGGGCAACGCCCACAGCCCGGCGACCATCCACCACACTCGTCGGTACACCTTCATCTCAGCCCTCCCCTTTGGAGGTCCATCCGGTCTATGACTTCCGTTGCTTCATCGTCTTCAGATGTTTATGACGAACCCTCGTGGAAGCCGGATCCTCCCGATCGACGGGCGATTCGCATTCGACAGATCCGCAAGCCTCGAACTCGTCGGCACGCTTGTAGCGGGGCTACCCACACGCCAAGCGCTTATGCCACTGGGATCGCGTCGTCACAGACTCGTCACAGAGTCGCAATCCAAGCGTGGGTCGGGCGAGCGGTTGGGCAGCGCCGCGGGCCCAGGTAACAGGCGGTCGGCGAGCCAACATGTCCGGACAACTCCCATCCGCCAACCCTCCGGATCGGCACTCGGTATCGTCAGCTGCGTTGTTCACCTCCGATCAGGTCGGCTGCGGTGCTCGACCGCGGAGACGCGGTCAAGCCCGGTGCGTCCAAGCAATCCAATGTCCGTTTGTTGGGTGTCCCGGTGCCCGAGTCTGGGGATCAGATGCCTCTGGCGATCCGTGGCTCAGGCATCTCTCCCGCGAGCATCTCGGCCGCGTCGTTCGAGTTGGTTGCTGACGTCGACGACGCCTCGTGTATCCCAGGCGTCGTCGCCGGCGGCGCGTTTGGCGAGCCACGAGGACACCTCGCCGCCGAGAATGACGACGCGCTGCTTGACGTCCACCTTGATCGTGTCGTCTTGCGTGTGCGGGTTGGTGTGGAGCCGGTCGACGATGACGGCATTGATTTCGCCGTCGCTGAACTCGCGTTCCGCGGGTGGAGGATCCGTGCCGAACCACGAGTCGTAGTAGCGGCCTGTTGGATAGCTCCAGGGCGGCACCGGCGCCACGGCGGGGGGTTCCGCCATCCTTGCGACGGTCTCCCTGGCGACGCGTTCGGCGTTCGCGGCTTCTTCGCTGCGGCGAAGATCATCTGGTCCTAACATCCCAGCCCACCTCCTCATCGATAGACGATTGAACAATCGATACACGCTTTGAAATACGGTTCAACGAGCGCATGGGCAGGCGAGCACCCAGTGTCCGGGCATCGACTCCTGCCATACCGGCGGTACCTGTCCGCAGGTCGGCGTCGCGCGCGGACACCGGGTGTGGAACCGACAACCCGACGGAGGATCCATCGGGCTGGGAAGGTCGCCCTCAAGCACAATCCGCTTCCGTAACGCCGCTGCATCTGGATCTGACACTGGCACCGCCGACAGGAGTGCCTGGGTGTAGGGATGCAATGGATGACGGAACAGCTCCCTTGTGTCGGCGAGCTCGACCAGCTGCCCCAAGTACATGACCCCCACCCGGTCACAGAGGTAGCGCACGACCGACAGGTCGTGAGAGATGAACAAGTAGGTCAGGCCCTTGTCCTCCTGCAGCCTCCGTAACAGGTTGACGACCTGCGCTTGGATCGACACGTCGAGGGAGGAGACGGGCTCATCGGCGACGATGAACGCGGGTTCGACGGCCAACGCGCGAGCGATCCCAATCCGCTGCCGTTGCCCGCCGGAGAACTCGTGCGGATAGCGGCCGGCGTGCTCGGGTCTCAGGCCGACGGTTTCGAGAAGCTCGCCGACGCGGTCGAGGCGCTCCTTCCGGCTGTCGGCGAGTCCGTGAATGTCGATGCCTTCCGCGACGATGTCGCTGACGATCATGCGGGGATTGAGCGATGCCTGCGGGTCCTGGAAGACCATCTGCATCGACCGACTGAGCTCGCGCGCCTTACTCCGGCGGCTCGCCTTCGCGTCGAAGATGTCCTCACCGTCGAACAGGACGTGCCCATCGGTGGGTTCGTGGAGCCGGACGAGCACCCGTCCCGCGGTCGT is part of the Tenggerimyces flavus genome and encodes:
- a CDS encoding DUF6328 family protein, translating into MPDDMDNDTRDTDADRRLAEITGELRLVLPVVSILFVFLITLPFTARFESLSRLDRTAYFIAFLSSAFSIVLLLGETAYHQLQNTNYDKAKLVSTASRQTITGMALLAIALPAVTFLVTDLLYRDQAAATITAGLAATVGFTWFILPLRRRRAQKNVTT
- a CDS encoding FAD-dependent oxidoreductase is translated as MWLPLERPTYSALTSDIDVDLAVVGGGWVGLHVAYLAQRDGAQVAVVEAAEIASGTTGYSTAKLTSQHGFIYDALETRHTVEVAEQYATANVAGIDLVTGLVDELGISCDLTRAPAWAYTLEPTRRDEVASEADAARRLGLPAHLDETIDLPFEIAAAVRFDGQYHLDPVRYLNELAEAFVSAGGTIYEHSRATSVDELRDQSVNISVERISDRGLGHSSVRANQAVVTTLLPLGSLGGYFAKTRPIGAYGIAVRLRNAAPAGMTIQIEPPNWSTRPWLAAGPTGMIVVGNGHQVGKTDDAAYRSDELAAWTHNTFEVETIEHRWFAHDYSTPDLLPYVGYSPTSTAILVATGFRKWGLSNGAAAALMLTDHLAGRENSWAAPFNAGRIGDAKAVGKLVTGGFHVGKEFIAGRLGNDHPTCTHLGCPLHWNAPDSTWDCYCHGSRFDSTGAVLTGPAVNSLKLDTDK
- a CDS encoding glycoside hydrolase family 15 protein; its protein translation is MGGDRRSHQRGRSVVALPIEDYAVIGDTQSAALVGRDGSIDWLCLPRFDSSAIFSALLGRPEHGRWLLGPAGEVHAVRRRYRGDTLLLETEFDTEDGTVRLVDFMPPRGEAADVVRIVEGVRGRVSMRMELTLRFDYGRVLPWVRRIGHDVVAAAGPDAVWLRTPIEVHSRASRGSSTGEDGNGGRSDHGNSADALTNALAKESVLVAEFSVGEGFSAPFVLTWRPSHQPAPHPVDPYLALATTDAFWRNWIAPCTYVGEWRDAVVRSLLTLKGLQYAPTGGIVAATTTSLPERLGGVRNWDYRFCWLRDATITLQAFMHSGLFSEAEAWRQWLLRAIAGDPGSMQIMYGVGGERRLTEYDADWLPGYESSVPVRIGNAASEQFQLDVYGEVMDALHQARKDGLARDEDAWALQTAMMGYLERHWTRPDEGIWEVRGESQQFTHSKLMAWVAADRAVKAVQDFGLPGPERRWRALRDDIRSDILTHGYDHDRGTFTQYYGSAELDAAMLMAPLVGFLPASDEHIRGTVAAIEKELLVDGFVHRYTQPPAHVDPASSRTADRQAERSGGVDGLPPGEGAFLACSFWLADNYALMGRRDEAHQLFERLLALRNDVGLLAEEYDPRAQRLTGNFPQAFSHVPLIQTARNLSTIETRTDIALRSRNRPTQAHHGAAPPAPRD
- a CDS encoding AI-2E family transporter, with the protein product MVRVVGFGGAFVVAAAVCWLAGPLVARLAVVWLTFAIAVLATALVYPLCSRLRRTGAPAAVAALLGLVVLLGIPIGLVVVLSTRVAAQADQLAETVGTGLDRLRSWLITGPLALDAAQLDAVQDRILEALKNIVPGPLAGAQSVGYLLGAVVLSIFATFFLLKDGLTMWRWITAKVPTRHRRRLDTAGQQAWTTLTAYASGVLIIATADAVVIGAAVLVLGVPMWIILTLLVFVGAFIPIIGATVSGAVTVLATLVTNDLRDAVIVLIVVLVVQQVEGNLLQPLVMRRAVRLHPLVTLMTVTAGTVLLGIPGALLAVPTVAVAAAVASKIAEAHTIPDTIRSTRAEPERE
- a CDS encoding PRC-barrel domain-containing protein, translated to MGEDAQSVLVRLGDTDLTVADGNDDVRGRVVVDRSGEEIGDVDGLLIDEEERRVRFLQVGSGGFLGIGTKKQLIPVDAVTRVDEDAVHIDVERDRVAAAPVYDPDLAQDLTQQRGFYEGLYGYYGYSPHWLPGYVYPGYPHNRR
- a CDS encoding BON domain-containing protein gives rise to the protein MRRWAGMLGPDDLRRSEEAANAERVARETVARMAEPPAVAPVPPWSYPTGRYYDSWFGTDPPPAEREFSDGEINAVIVDRLHTNPHTQDDTIKVDVKQRVVILGGEVSSWLAKRAAGDDAWDTRGVVDVSNQLERRGRDARGRDA
- a CDS encoding ABC transporter ATP-binding protein, with product MLAAPSHVTRRGPADDRRETTVRTVGSNQTSGRASSRVTDRAGRRPLLQVKGLRKHFRVGQGSVKAVDGVSFQIHRGETFGLVGESGCGKTTAGRVLVRLHEPTDGHVLFDGEDIFDAKASRRSKARELSRSMQMVFQDPQASLNPRMIVSDIVAEGIDIHGLADSRKERLDRVGELLETVGLRPEHAGRYPHEFSGGQRQRIGIARALAVEPAFIVADEPVSSLDVSIQAQVVNLLRRLQEDKGLTYLFISHDLSVVRYLCDRVGVMYLGQLVELADTRELFRHPLHPYTQALLSAVPVSDPDAAALRKRIVLEGDLPSPMDPPSGCRFHTRCPRATPTCGQVPPVWQESMPGHWVLACPCAR